In Aquipuribacter nitratireducens, the genomic stretch CCCGTCAGCTACGGGGTCGAGGTCGTCGGCAAGGCGCCCGTCAGCCCCACCGAGGGCGGCCTCGAGGGTCGCGTGGCCGACGTGTACGCGAAGGGCGACTACGCCTACCTCACGTCGTTCCGCGGCAACGGCACCGACGCGTGCGTCGGCGGCGTCTTCGTCATGGACATCTCCGACCTCGAGAACCCCGCCGAGGTGCCCGACTCCTTCATCCCCACCAGCCCCGGCTCGTACGCCGGCGAAGGCGTCCAGGTCATCACGATCGGCAAGCGGGACGTCCTCATCCACCAGAACGAGACCTGCCCGGGGGCGACGCCGGACGCCGGGACCTTCGGCGGCATCAACCTCTGGGACGTGACGGACCCCACCAACCCCGTCCAGCTCGCTGCGCACGCCGGTGACACCGACGGCGGCGCGTCCGCCAACACCGTCCACAGCTTCTACGCGTGGTACGACCACAAGTCGAAGCGCACCTGGGCCGCGCTCGTCGACAACGAGGAGTTCGCCGACGTCGACATCATGGACATCAGCGACCCGGCCAACCCGGTCATGGTGAACGACACCCTCGACATGGAGGCCCTCTTCGGGGTCAGCCAGGACTCGCCCGCGGGCCTCACGTCGATCTTCAGCCACGACATGGACGTCGTGAAGCTCGGCAGCAAGTACGTGATGTCGCTCAACTACTGGGACGGCGGGTACGTCGTCCTCGACGTCTCCGACCCGCGCCCCGGTGCGGTGAAGCTCATCGCCGAGAGCGACTACGCCGCGCTCGACGAGGAGAGGCTCGCGCGCGGCCAGGAGATCTCGCCGGAGGGCAACGCCCACCAGTCGGAGATCTCGCCCAACGGCAAGTTCCTCATCGGTACCGACGAGGACTTCAACCCGTTCCGCATCGTCGCGACCATCGACTCGGGTCCGTACGCCGGCACCGAGTTCCGCGCCGTCCAGGCCGGCGGCACCCCCGCGATCAGCGAGGACCAGTCGATCTCCGGCCCCACGACCTTCGTCGGTGAGGCGTGCTCCGCACTGCCCGCGGGGTCCGGCACCGCCCTGGTGGAGCGAGGCACCTGCGCCTTCCAGGTCAAGCTCGACAACATCACGGCGGCCGGCTACGACGCGGGCATCGTGTTCAACGCGGTGCGCGCCGACTGCGAGACGTACGTCAACATGCTCGCGGACAGCGAGACGACCCCGTTCGTCTTCGTCAACCGCACCACGGGCCTGCAGATGCTCGGCATCGACCCGACGTCGAGCCCGTGCACCGTCGCCAGCCCCGCGGTCGGCAGCGGGTCCGCCGACGTCACGATCGAGGCGATCTTCGACGGCTGGGGCTACGTCCGCCTCTTCAGCACGGACATCCCGCGCAGCCCGAAGGAGACCACCGGCTCGATCTCCCAGATCGACACCTACGCCGTCGAGGAGTCCCAGGACCCCGCGTACGCCGAGGGCTACGGCGACCTGTCGGTCCACGAGGTCGCCATCGACCCCGACGAGAACCTCGCCTACCTGTCGTACTACGCCGCCGGCTTCCGGGTCGTCGAGTACGGCAAGGACGGCATGACGGAGGTCGGCGCCTTCATCGACGAGGGCGGCAACAACTTCTGGGGTGTCGAGGTCATCGAGCGGGACGGCGAGACGTACGTCCTCGCCAGCGACCGCGACTACGGGCTCTACGTGTTCCAGACCCCGTGACCTGAGCACCACACCCGACAGGGCCCGCGAGCGACCTGCTCGCGGGCCCTGTCGCGTCACGCCTCGCCGATCCGGTCGACACACGAACGCCCGCTCCTATGCCACGACACGAGTATTTTCGCCGTAGGGCCTGTTACCGCCGGGTATTCGCCGATATGTTCCCCCGTTCAGGGGGGAATCATCTGCGAAGGGAACCGAGTCATGCCTGCCCACACCCGCTCCTGGCGCGTCGGCACCGTCGCCGCCGCCGCCGGTGCGCTCGTCGCCTCCTCGGTGGCCGCCCTGCCTGCGACCGCCGCCCCGGCCCAGGCCGGCTGCGACAGCCGGACGAACAACACGTACAGCAAGCTCCTCGAGTGCGTCCGGGTCGAGGGCGTCGTCGACCACATGGAGGCCTTCCAGGCCATCGCCGACGCCAACGACGGCACCCGCGCCGACCAGACCCCCGGCTACGAGGCGAGCGTCGACTACGTCGTCGACGTCATGACTGCTGCGGGCTGGGACGTGGAGCGCGTGCCCTTCGAGTACGTCGGCGGGATCGACACCGTCGTGCAGCAGCTCTCGCCGGTGCAGGCCACGTACGAGACGAACGACGCCACCGGCACCGGCGGGGGCGACGTCACCGGCACCGTGACGCCGGTCGACATCAACCTCGCGGGCAACCGGGCGAACAGCAGTGGCTGCGAGGCCGCCGACTTCGCGGGCTTCCCGGCCGGGACCATCGCGCTCGTGCAGCGCGGCAGCTGCGCGTTCGCGATCAAGGCTCAGAACGCCATCGACGCGGGCGCCAGCGCAGTGATCATCTTCAACCAGGGCGACACTGCGGCACCGGACCGCAACAACGCCATCAACCCGACGATCGAGCCCGTCGAGTCGCCGATCCCGGTCGTCGGCACCACGTTCGCCGCAGGCGAGTCGCTCGCCCAGCCGGGCTCCACGGCGCGGGTGTTCGTGCCGACCAACGTGTCGGAGAACGTCATCGCCGAGCTGCCCGGTCGCACCGACGGCAACGTCGTCATGGCCGGTGCACACCTCGACTCGGTTCCCGAGGGCCCCGGCATCAACGACAACGGCAGCGGATCCGCGGCGCTCCTCGAGATCGCGGAGCAGATGGCGAAGTCGAAGCCGTACAACACGGTCCGGTTCGCCTGGTGGGGTGCGGAGGAGTTCGGACTGATCGGCTCGACCGAGTGGGTCGAGCAGCGCACGCAGGAGGAGCTCGACGAGATCGCGCTCTACCTCAACTTCGACATGATCGGGTCGCCGAACTACTACCTCGGCATCTACGACGCGAACGAGTCGAGCTTCGAGGCGCCCGTCGTCGTGCCCGAGGGCTCCGAGGACATCGAGCGGACGTTCGAGGAGTACTACACGCTGGCAGGCGAGCCGTACGACGACTCCGCCTACTCCGGGCGCAGTGACTACCAGGCCTTCATCGAGAACGGCATCCCCTCCGGCGGTCTCTTCACCGGCGCCGAGGTCGTCAAGACCCCCGAGCAGGAGGCGATCTGGGGCGGCACCGCGGGTGAGCAGTTCGACCCCTGCTACCACCTCGCGTGCGACACGATCGACAACTACGACGCCCACGCGCTCGCGGTGAACTCCGACGCGGTCGCGTACGCCGTCTTCACCTACGCCGCCTCCACGGAGGACGTCAACGGCGTCAGCGGCGCGAGGATCCCGGGCAGGTTCTCGGTCCCCGCCGAGGTCGACGGTCCGCGGTACACCTTCGCCGGCCCCTTGGGGGGCGACGGCCCTCACGACCACGACCACGACCACGACCACGAGGGCGAGGAGTCCTGACGGTCGTGACGTGACCTGAGCACCACCCGACGGGGCCCGCGAGCGACCTGCTCGCGGGCCCTGTCGCGTCCTCGTGCGGAATCGACAGCCGGGGGAACACGCGAGGACGGTGGGACGGCATGCCACGCACACAGGGACGAACCCACGCACGAGCTCACGGACGAGCACTGGTCGTCGCCGTCGCGGGAGCCTCCCTCCTCCTCGCCGCGTGCGGGGACGAGGGCTCGGACACGGCCGCGCCGGACGTCGTCGACACCGACGTCGTCGCGACCGTGACCGACGAGGCGACGACCGTGGTGACGGGCGAGGTGACGGACGAGGTCACGGACACGGTGACGGACGAGTCCACCGTCACCGACACGGAGACCGTCGTCGAGACGCAGACCGAGACCGTCGACGCCGACGACGGCTCCGCCGTGGACGCCGGCGACGAGGACGGCGGGATCGACGCGAGCACCGAGCCGGACACCCGCGACGCGACAGGGGAGCCGGTCACGCTCGTCGACGTCCGGGTCGGCTCCCACGAGGAGTACGACCGGGTCGTGTGGGAGTTCGCCGGCGACGGCACACCCGGCTGGCGCGCGGAGTACGTCGACGACCCGACGCGGCAGGGCTCCGGGCAGCCGGTCGACCTCGAGGGTGACGGGACGCTGTCCGTCGCGATCGACGGCACCGCGCTGCCGACCGACGCCCCTGCCGGCGTCACGCCGTACGACGGTGCCCAGCGGGTGGCCGCCGCCTCGTTCGAGACGATCACCGAGGTGCTCGTCGGGAACTGGTTCGAGGGGACCTACGACGCGTTCGTCGGGGTCGAGGGCGAGCAGCCCTTCCGGGTCCGGCTCTTCGAGGACCCGACCCGCGTGGTCCTCGACGTCGAGAACTGAC encodes the following:
- a CDS encoding AMIN-like domain-containing (lipo)protein — translated: MPRTQGRTHARAHGRALVVAVAGASLLLAACGDEGSDTAAPDVVDTDVVATVTDEATTVVTGEVTDEVTDTVTDESTVTDTETVVETQTETVDADDGSAVDAGDEDGGIDASTEPDTRDATGEPVTLVDVRVGSHEEYDRVVWEFAGDGTPGWRAEYVDDPTRQGSGQPVDLEGDGTLSVAIDGTALPTDAPAGVTPYDGAQRVAAASFETITEVLVGNWFEGTYDAFVGVEGEQPFRVRLFEDPTRVVLDVEN
- a CDS encoding PA domain-containing protein, yielding MRRRLPAAIAAGAAATLLLPMAAYAHPDHGQQSGKEMFPGEGVIVEGDKQHGGDEGHLDPVSYGVEVVGKAPVSPTEGGLEGRVADVYAKGDYAYLTSFRGNGTDACVGGVFVMDISDLENPAEVPDSFIPTSPGSYAGEGVQVITIGKRDVLIHQNETCPGATPDAGTFGGINLWDVTDPTNPVQLAAHAGDTDGGASANTVHSFYAWYDHKSKRTWAALVDNEEFADVDIMDISDPANPVMVNDTLDMEALFGVSQDSPAGLTSIFSHDMDVVKLGSKYVMSLNYWDGGYVVLDVSDPRPGAVKLIAESDYAALDEERLARGQEISPEGNAHQSEISPNGKFLIGTDEDFNPFRIVATIDSGPYAGTEFRAVQAGGTPAISEDQSISGPTTFVGEACSALPAGSGTALVERGTCAFQVKLDNITAAGYDAGIVFNAVRADCETYVNMLADSETTPFVFVNRTTGLQMLGIDPTSSPCTVASPAVGSGSADVTIEAIFDGWGYVRLFSTDIPRSPKETTGSISQIDTYAVEESQDPAYAEGYGDLSVHEVAIDPDENLAYLSYYAAGFRVVEYGKDGMTEVGAFIDEGGNNFWGVEVIERDGETYVLASDRDYGLYVFQTP
- a CDS encoding M28 family metallopeptidase, translating into MPAHTRSWRVGTVAAAAGALVASSVAALPATAAPAQAGCDSRTNNTYSKLLECVRVEGVVDHMEAFQAIADANDGTRADQTPGYEASVDYVVDVMTAAGWDVERVPFEYVGGIDTVVQQLSPVQATYETNDATGTGGGDVTGTVTPVDINLAGNRANSSGCEAADFAGFPAGTIALVQRGSCAFAIKAQNAIDAGASAVIIFNQGDTAAPDRNNAINPTIEPVESPIPVVGTTFAAGESLAQPGSTARVFVPTNVSENVIAELPGRTDGNVVMAGAHLDSVPEGPGINDNGSGSAALLEIAEQMAKSKPYNTVRFAWWGAEEFGLIGSTEWVEQRTQEELDEIALYLNFDMIGSPNYYLGIYDANESSFEAPVVVPEGSEDIERTFEEYYTLAGEPYDDSAYSGRSDYQAFIENGIPSGGLFTGAEVVKTPEQEAIWGGTAGEQFDPCYHLACDTIDNYDAHALAVNSDAVAYAVFTYAASTEDVNGVSGARIPGRFSVPAEVDGPRYTFAGPLGGDGPHDHDHDHDHEGEES